A single window of Coffea eugenioides isolate CCC68of chromosome 7, Ceug_1.0, whole genome shotgun sequence DNA harbors:
- the LOC113777264 gene encoding uncharacterized protein LOC113777264: protein MANARTLRELVASDLTQQPLCITFPSLNDNIPFELKSSLIHLLPYFRGLSGEESYKHLQEFDIVCNSMKPPGITEEQIKMRAFPFSLKDFAKDWLYYLPPGSITTWDQLKKKFLDKYFPASRVASLKKEICGIKQYPGESLYDYWERFKKLCIKCPQHQISEQLLIQYFYEEFLFRDRSIIDAASGGALVNKTPRVAWELIEGMAKNSQQFGTREDVPICKVNKVDTSSIQQQLTELISFIRQLAVGNASQAKVCGICTTIGHSTNMCPMIQKESAEQVNMAGHAPAPRMPYDPYSNTCNLSWRDHPNFSYGGNRQPNFAPNRPQGHHQQYQPRPPPSPPLSSSPSLEEMMKQLIANQQKTDSDLQSMRNQLGQIPVMQNQLN, encoded by the coding sequence ATGGCTAATGCACGAACATTAAGGGAATTGGTTGCTTCTGATTTAACCCAACAACCTTTATGCATTACTTTTCCAAGTTTAAATGATAACATCCCATTTGAATTAAAATCTAGTCTAATTCATCTTTTACCATATTTTCGTGGTTTGTCAGGTGAAGAGTCGTATAAGCATTTGCAGGAGTTTGACATCGTGTGCAACAGTATGAAACCCCCGGGAATCACAGAAGAGCAAATAAAAATGAGAGCATTCCCTTTCTCCTTGAAGGACTTTGCAAAGGACTGGTTGTACTACTTACCACCAGGTAGTATCACTACGTGGgaccaattgaagaaaaagTTCTTAGACAAGTACTTTCCTGCGTCTCGAGTTGCAAGTCTAAAAAAAGAGATCTGTGGTATCAAGCAGTACCCAGGGGAGTCACTGTACGACTACTGGGAGCGATTCAAGAAGTTGTGTATCAAGTGCCCCCAGCACCAAATAAGTGAGCAGTTGCTCATACAGTATTTTTACGAGGAGTTCCTTTTCAGAGACAGGAGCATCATTGATGCTGCGAGTGGAGGGGCActggtgaacaaaacccctcgGGTAGCATGGGAGCTAATTGAGGGAATGGCCAAGAATTCACAACAGTTCGGTACGAGGGAGGATGTCCCGATATGCAAGGTAAATAAGGTAGACACATCTTCTATCCAGCAGCAGTTGACGGAGTTAATCTCGTTTATTAGGCAACTGGCTGTAGGAAATGCATCTCAGGCCAAGGTGTGTGGAATTTGCACTACGATAGGCCATTCTACAAATATGTGCCCGATGATTCAGAAAGAAAGTGCAGAACAAGTGAACATGGCTGGtcacgcgcccgcgccaagaatGCCCTATGACCCGTACTCAAATACATGTAATCTGAGTTGGAGAGATCACCCTAACTTCAGTTATGGAGGCAATAGGCAGCCCAATTTTGCACCTAATAGACCACAAGGGCATCACCAGCAGTATCAACCCCGCCCACCACCATCTCCGCCACTAAGTTCTAGTCCATCtttggaggagatgatgaagcaattaATTGCTAATCAACAAAAAACAGATTCTGACCTACAAAGTATGAGAAATCAACTGGGCCAGATACCAGTAATGCAAAATCAGCTAAATTAG